Genomic DNA from Dioscorea cayenensis subsp. rotundata cultivar TDr96_F1 unplaced genomic scaffold, TDr96_F1_v2_PseudoChromosome.rev07_lg8_w22 25.fasta BLBR01001229.1, whole genome shotgun sequence:
TAGTGCCATGAGAATATAGACCAATTGAGACACTTTAGTACAAaggttattttaattaatatcattccAGACCTGCCACTTTAGTTTACCTACATAGAGCAGCTGAAATTAATATAGTTCAAAGTTCAGCAACGACCTAGTCTATGTAAAACATTTCCAATTGCATTCACGCATCAGACCACATCACACGTTCTATTCGGCgactaaattaatatatatttgagcCAACAAAGCTAGCATGTATAGCTTGACTATCAAATTCTGGAAGCTACTTTATTTCCCGTACTCCATAATTATTGATGTCCGAATTGATAATTTTTcagacaaaaaaatttttagaaacaGATATCTCAATTATGTTGATCACTGATTAAAGAagtatatcattttttttaataaatatgtggtttatctatatttacttaaaaaaaaaaaatacatcattaaaatcactttattaataatttcttaAACTGGCATAACACATATGAACAAATTAATATTGCTTAATAATCATCTCCTCCCGAATTTAATATTTcctaatatttatgtatatcaaACACCAAACATGTTTACAGTACGCTAAAAATGGAGAACAAAGTAAGAATAACCAAGCACTTGACATACCTGAACAGCCACTCGATAGAACAATTCCTCACCTACTGAGCTTGCAATCACAATAAGTATGAACTACGTAcgagattgaaaaatatatataattagtttaaTATCCTTTCAGCCATGAGAAATCCCatcaaaaagaaattaaaaagggaagaaaaaaaagaacttgaAAAGCGTGCATCATTTTCAGCTATACCTGCCAAGGAGACATGCCATAGAAAAAGCTCCTAAGCTCCTCATCTTCCACATCTCTAATGGCACGAGCATGCGGTGAATGCTTAACCACTTCATCCtaatttatagaatttttcaccaaaaaaaaaaaatcaatcattcTCACGAAAGCGTGTCATTGAATGCATTTTGATCTAAATTAAAATCTCTAATAAACAGTGGAATTTCTCAAGAAATTAGAATCAATGGGTCactagaaatttaaaaattttttttttttcaaattacttGAAATTTTAAGAAGATCAAATGCACATACGTCTAAGATGAAAAGCAGAGCCATGATCGGTGGCACAGCGTAGCCCAGACCATCGACGATGGCTTTCAGCGATGGATGAAACCCTCCGGTGGAATCGATCCCCGTCATCTCGCAGATGAACTTCCCGGCGAGCGCCATCGCCCCATACACACCTAACAACCCCATCAACACCAGACTaagaaattcaaacaaaatctCAAGAGATCAACAcctcaaagagagagagagattgaatGGATGATCGATCTCACCGATCCCATAGCTCAGTCTCACAACAGCGCCAAGCTTCTCCCAAACAGGAAACTCAGTGTCCGCAGCGCCGAGGCTCCGATTGATAGCCGTTGTCGTGGTCGCCGGCGTCGGGACATCAACGGCGACGAACCCAGCTCGCCGGCGATCATCTTCATCGATTCTATCCCCGCTTCTTTCCGCCGATGACCTAATCCTAAACGTCACCCTAGTTTTTCCGATCCCTTTCCTCTTCTCCCCGATCCAAATACCAAGACTCGAGGACGAAgacgaagatgaagaagatgaagggaTCGGAGAAACAGATCGAGAGGAGACGAAGCTAAGCTCCATGAATGGAGAGGGAGAGAGATCGAGAGAGGTTGAAGAGCGTGGGGAAGCCAAGGGTCACACCGCCATTGTTTAAGAGCTGGTGAGCTCCTCCGCCCacagagagagcgagagagggAGATGATATCCACACCACAGAGGACGACTATTCGGTTCGGCTCCACGTGGCAAAGCATCTCATATATGCGGATGAGGTTGGAGTGGGGGATTACACTCATCTCTCCACCGCACGATCATTGAATCAATCACGATGCCTTTTAACAGAAGGCGGGAAATATCCTTCATCATATGCTTGCTCCTCATTTGCCACGTGGAATTAACTGATTCATTcttctctctgtgtgtgtgtgttttttttttctgtgtgcTTTGTCAGGGGtttgtttaactttattatgct
This window encodes:
- the LOC120255894 gene encoding uncharacterized protein LOC120255894; the encoded protein is MELSFVSSRSVSPIPSSSSSSSSSSSLGIWIGEKRKGIGKTRVTFRIRSSAERSGDRIDEDDRRRAGFVAVDVPTPATTTTAINRSLGAADTEFPVWEKLGAVVRLSYGIGVYGAMALAGKFICEMTGIDSTGGFHPSLKAIVDGLGYAVPPIMALLFILDDEVVKHSPHARAIRDVEDEELRSFFYGMSPWQFILIVIASSVGEELFYRVAVQGALADMFLRGADLIKDARGIASLTGMLPLFVPFAQAFAAVITAALTGSLYYVATAPKDPTYVVAPVLRSRPGREDLKKLFAAWYERRQMKKIYSPLLEGLLALYLGFEWIQTDKNILAPMITHGIYSAVVLGHGLWKIHEHRRRLRQRIHQVRVEARNSNKL